The Neurospora crassa OR74A linkage group I, whole genome shotgun sequence genome segment TTGAGGCGCCGTGGCGTTCGAGTTAGGAGTTGGGACCCAAGGTGTGGTATGGTGAATGTTGGTTCACAAGGTTCAAAGACGTTACAGTATTCGTCTGTCAAGTGACCAAATTGAGTTTGCTGACCACGGACATCGAATAAATGGAAGCATTGCATATATGCGGCGCTGGAAGCTCGGAGAACCACAAGATGCACATTTTAAATGCTTCTCCGGCCTTAAGTCCTCGTTTATTATTTCGCATCTTCCATCACTCCGTAATTGATGGCTCATAGGAAATagtttcccttttccttacTTCCCCGACcttccaaccaccaccaacaatcATCGCCAAAGATAAGCCAAAGCACGTCACTAGACGACAACCGGCCAAAGCTTCATGCAAGACCGCCCAGGATTTGGAAAAATCCAGGCATATATTCGTTCCACGCGATGTCTTCTTTTCCCATTCATTGGGCTGCCACGCCCGCGAGAATGAAGGCTGCACCCCCGAACATTAGACCCAAGATCCCGGCCCAGAACACCGCCACTCTAAAGAGAAACAGATTCAACATCATTCCTGATACGAAGACCAGAAGGGACAGCCTTCCCCACCCGCAAAACGGCCTTCTTCCGCGCCTTCCCCATCTTGATGCCTCATCACTATCAACCACCCGTCTCCACCCATCTTTCTTATTCCTCTCGTCCATGTCCGCTATCGACCCTGTCTGTTCCATTAGTGCTATCACATCTTCCTCCACCCTCAATAAACACCAACTCACACAGTTGCTATCTACTCCCGGCGGCACTGGCGACATTCAGCGCGAGGGCATCAAGGCAAACAAAGCCCTGCCCCCTTTCACCGTTCTGATGCTTCAGTATCAGGCACTTTCAGCTTCGAATAAGACTGTCCGCATGAAGAACAGGGTTCGTGAGAGCAAGCACAACGATGACCGGGTCAGTGGCAACGACAAAGGAGACGGTGACGAGGAGTGCGCAGACAAAAACAACAGGGAGGAGGACAGTAGGGAAATTGAGGATTAGGATTTCTTGTTTCGGTCCTTGCCTATGTTCTCGGGCGACGGTTCTTCTTAGCTTTTGTTCGGTTGCTGCAAGGATGGGTTGATGGGAATTGCATGGGTAGGAACttacaagaaggagaagaaggagttcTGGGGATCACGACATTCTTGTTTCAGTCTGGAATatcgcctttttttttttttttttttttttttcatgtGAAAACATCGGTCATAGTTGTGTGGTTTCTAAAAGACCAGAGGTACGCTGATTTTCATAAGCGTAGAAAGTCACTTGCTCATTTTATCTGTAAAGACCTAGGTGAGGAAAGCAcgagaacaacaacagttTGCCGTGAAATAACTTCTTCCCACGACATTGTCAACGTCATGGTAGATCGTGCCTTCACCGGTGTAAGAGGAAGGGACGAGAGGAAACATGGAAGGAGGTACACAGGTGAGTTTCAATTTAGTTTTTACTTTCCAAGTTCCACCGTCGTTTTGTCTTCAGAACAGGAAGGCGACACTGCCTCACGCTCATGCAAATTCGATCCCTGGCCATGGAAATTTTGTGCTTTTCTTCATTCTTCACGGTACCGCGCAGATGGAGGACCTAGGCTGTGACTTTGCGGAGTAATTCACGACGTCACCCACTCGGCCGCCGTCGGAAACTTTGAAAGATCAGTTCAAGCTCTTCACTCTCCCTTTCTTCGATACAACTACCTGTAGTGTTCTGTCCTTATGAAATGAGTTACGAATCAAGGGCAAatcccttctccttttcagccttccttctcctggCTTCCCTTCCCGTTTTCCTGCAACCCTTCAAAATATCGTTGCGCTCAGCTACCCGCTAGTCAGACGGTCAGTTTTAAAGACCTGACGATTATACGAGTTAGTGATAGATAACGCCATCTATCTCGTTACCCGCCGATGTGGCCAGCCTCTGCAGATTTTACCCTCGTCCCGGACCAATAAACGTGGACTCCAGAGCACATTATCAACGGCAAATGGACAAGACATTAACGAACGTGTAAGGTTGTAAAAAGCTATTGGACACTATCAATGACCATAATGACAAATGAAAGGGATGAAAGTTTTGGCAGGACTGAAACCCCATTTCAGTATTTACTGCGAACTCATAGTTTCCGTGTTCTTGCTCGGCTGCAGTCATTATCGATTTATTCTAGATGAGATAGCTTAAGTACAGATAGTAGGTAGCTAGTGGCCATCACCGGGCATGCTTAATTACATAATTTAAACTGGCTTGTTCTAAAGCAATCCTTCTGCCTAATTATGTCCGGCGCGTAGAAGGACGAAGCTGCAAGTGCCCCGTAGAATGACAATAGCCTCTGTCCTAATTCAAACAGGTGTTgaagatacctacctctactgattCTCTGCCCAACGGCTACCTTGAGTTGTCGCCCATACTTGCAATTGTCCCAGGCGGTCAAAGCGTTTAAGAACTTGAAGTTGCGAAGGAGCTGCGTGAGCGGCCTCGAGCTGCACTTTCCCCTCTCGTCCTTCTCGATTGTCAACTCACCACCCCACCTTTCGCACTCTTCCCCATCCACACAAACAAAACAGCATTACACTCGCCCTCGCCGCATCCGCGATTTCAGTCTCCTTGGGGAAAATCGAGACAATACTACCGTACACAGTCACTCTCACCACGAGCATTGCCGCTCGAAGTATCCGCCCTTGGCCGTCGATTTCGACTTCTGATCGATCTGTAACCTTCCATCGCGCTGGTAAGTCCAATATCAAGTCAAATGACAGAGTCACCCTACCATTCCTCGAGAACACTGCCAGTCACTGCCTACCCTTTCGTTACTTCTCTCTCCAACACATCTAGTCAAGCGAGAACCGGCGTCTTCCTCATCGCGCACTTCCGCAGACGCGACAGCTGACTGGTGTAAATCTCCAGCAACCTTTCTTCAGCAAAATCTCGTACCCAGAAACAAGCGTTTTGGGATCTTTCCTCGTTGTCGTCTCTCCATTCTTTTAGTTCAACTAAGAAGCGCCAAATACAACCACTTGCCAAGTGGCAATTAGCCTTTCAGCAATGCACAGGTACTGTGGCATGCGCCCTCGGGAATCGTTGCACCGGTTGGCAATGCTGGCAAGGGTGCCGGAAACTCTGGTGCCACTGTATGGAGACAGGCACCACAACTTTGAGAATTGGGACACCACGATCCGACATTTTCTAGGGATGGAAGGCCTTGAAGTGTTCCTCGATACCGACGTCCCGGAGCCTGACAGGAACAACCGGCGACTTTGGCAGACCTGGGACCTCGGCCGGTCTGTGGCCAAGTACGCTCTTTGCTTGACTCTCGAGCAACCCCATATCCGCGAGCGACTTCTAAGACACGGTTGGGATCGGGAGAATTGGAACCCAAAGTACCATTACGACCTCGTCTGGTCACTATGGGGACATTCCATTCCCGCCTAAGGCCAACCAATTATCTCTGCTCAGCCATCTCGCTGTTCTGTGAAAGCTTAGGTCGGTATCCCGTACGGGTAATCCGAAGGTTTTTGTGGAAAAGCTCACATACCAGCGGGTAGTAGAAGGGTGAACGGATCTATAGGATTCGTGAAAACGGGTGGGGAGCAGGGTAGCCGTGCAAGGAATCATGGGAGCCAAAGAAGTTACGATGTTCTTCATGAGGTGGTGGCAACGGCTCTCAGAATTCAGTCAGTCTTAACTAATCTCAGTGGACTCATTCGCTACCTCTTACATTTCACCAAGTCGCTGGAAAGTGAAACCTCTACCAACCCCCATGGATCGAACTTTGCCAACCCTGCTGTATCCATGTATCTCCCTCacttcctctctctcgcAGGCTCAAAGTACACATCAAGGGGTATTCTGTCCCAGAGACCGTACGCCTTTTGCCGTTCGATCCAGTTTTGGTTGGTCGGTGCCCCACGCAGATCGAAATCGAAAAGTATACGGGCAAGAATCCATCTCATTTCAGCATAGGCGAGACTATCCAGGTGAGAGCTGTGGTTAGAACAGGGACCATCGACATCTGACAGGACAGGGCAGACAATATATACTTACTTTCTGCCGATACAGTTCCTAGGACCGACACTGAATGTTTGCAAAGCGTCGAGCACATTGCCCTTCTCCCTGGCTGTCTCCTTATCGTCGAGGAAGCGAGCGGGATTAAAAGCCCAGGGGTCAACCCAGTTCTCCTTACTGTGGTTCATGGACCATTGTTGGATATCGACGATTGTCTGCGTATTAAAAGATCAGTCGGTATTCCTCTTCTCAGCGGCAAGTGGTTGGGTTGATCAGTCGTTACTCACTCCTTCAGGTAAATACTCTCCCAAAACATGGGCCCCTCCCCGGGGCACAATCCTAGCTGTCAACGATGTGACGGGGGGGTACAAACGCATAGCTTCGTTCAGCACGGCAAGCATGTATGTGAGTCTGTTGACGGAGCTGATATCAATCTCTTCAACGGATTTGAATGAAGAGCGGACTTCCTGGGTCACTCTCTTGAGGACTTCGGGGTGCTGCGTTAGCAGGTAGGTTGTGCCCGAGAGAGTAGTTGCTGTTGTGTCAGCACCGGCACTGTTGACGTATGTTAGAATTAGGTGGATTGTGTCAGACGATGCCATAGTTCGGGAAGACCCACAGCACAAGAAGCCAGGCATTTGAAGCAAGTTCCTCGAAACTGAGACCCTGATTGACAACTCATCATTAGCTATCTGCTGTTGTTTcgcaaagagagagaggggcgGGGGGGATGAACGTTATGCTGACGGGTAGCTGTCGGTTGTGCCACCTTGGCATCCAAAAGATGCACGTCATTCACGCGAAAATGAAAATCTCCCGACGGGTAGGGCTGAAGATTCGGCGGAATTCCGTATGGTTGGAATCCGAGAcaacagaaagaagaaaggaaagaaaacagaaagggaaggggggggggaggaacGGGAAACAAGAGCACCTACCAGCTTCTCCTGGCGTTGAACCAAACCCTCAAAGAGGTCATTTCTATCCACGGGCATCTTCAACCTCTCTTTCAACATCAGATCAACGCTCTCCATACTCTTCCTAAACACTTCCGCGCCCTTCGCCCTCCAGAGGAGCTGAACGAGCCAATGCAGTCCCGCGTAACTTAACGCCGCCATCGGCGCTAAGCTGCTCAGGCTGCCTAGAATGTACTGCAACCACGAATGGTTACCATTCTGATCCAACGCTCCGAACGACATACCAAAGATCAGGTCACCGGCGACATCAAACGTCACGCTATTATACCACGACGTTGCATTCAGGGGTACCTTCCCCTCCTGTCCTTGCTCATGAAGCTTGTGAAGCAGCAAGTCGATATACTTTCCAATCAGCGGCCCTTGTCCGCGCATCGACGCGTCCGAAAAGCTATTGGCCAAAGCCCGACGCAGCTGCCCGTGTTTTTCGCGCCCGGCGCTGATGATGTGTATGGGTTGAGCGTCGATGGGGCGGACGAAGGACTTGAACTTGGCCAGCTCCTCCTGGCCGTGACGGCTGCCGGCGATGTGGCCGAAGATGTCGCGCCAGGCGCGCACATCGGTGAAGGAGAGGTGATTGGGTGCGATTCGCACAACGGGACCGTACTTGTCGTGGAGAGCTTGCGTGTGGAAGGGTTGTACGCCGAGGGCATGGCGGATACTGAAGGGGATGGGGGAGGCGCGCTGCAGGAGCGGACCTGGGTATGAGGCTAGAGGGTGAAAGAAGACGTTGTAGATGGCGGAGCCGATGATGTATAGCAGTATCTGGGTTTCAAGTTAGACGGCTTAGTGAAGGTTCTCCTTCATCGATATGGAACGTTGAAAGATGAGGAGGCGGTATATGTTGACTGGGGGTGACTGATGAGATGAAAAGATAATTGCTTACAGTGACGCCAACGGCACCGAGAAGCAGGTGTAGTCCTGACAACCCGGTGACACCGGCGAGCTTGTCTATGACGGGCATGGTGTCTTGTTGCCCTGGGGCTTGATTCAAAGACTGAACAAAGAGTCCGGAGCCCTTTTTGACCTAAAAGGGacaaggagagagagagtagcgtgcaacttttttttcctgttgAGTCTTCACTCAACACTTAAAAGCTGGCACTTAGATGACTGACATCGATCAGGACGCTCGAAGATGGTGAGCCAACCTCTTTCACTTTATACGCAACGACTTCGGCGACCCTGCCTTGTCTAACGGAACTCATGTTGCCTCCAATCCGACAGTCTGTCGTATTCATCCCCATCTTTTCTCACAATTGATACTCCATGTAGCAGTGCTCGCCCTCATCAGTCACACAACACGAATTAACTCTCCATGTGGTAAGTAAGCCGCTTTATCTCCATCTAGCAGCCCTCCGATTGATACCCATTTCTGTAACCATTCTCAAGTTCGTTATCCACCACTGCTGTCTGATCCACCACTCAAAACCCAGCCCACACAGTCGGCCACGGTATCCATCACAAGCTTTCATATTTCCTGATGATACTATATACCACCATCAACAGTCGTATCGCCGATTTTTGTTTCCTCTTTCTGGTCTATCCTGGGAAACCAGCCGGCAGAATGCCGTGCATATCCCCGTGTGCGCTCATGTCCTGATCTTCGTCCACATGGAGTATTCCTCGCGTAATATGTACGTCTCGTTATAGGAGAAGATTATGGGAGACGTTCCCTAGGTGGAGTAAGAAGAGTGAAAAAGATGCGGGAAAGCTACTTGAAAGAGGCAAATAGTGAGTTTCCTTTCCACCATCTTTtgatatgtagaggtagtagagAGGTAGGGTTATGCCTAAAATTTCAAGGGGGATGTCGTTTTCTTTGACGGTTTAACTGTCTCGAGACTGTGTACAACGCCGGTCTGGCTTCTCAATGGATTccttacctacatacctTGATAACTAGGTAGTTTGCATTTCTGGGTGTGAACTACCTCCTCTGTAGGTAGGTGGTAGTCACCCTACTACATACTACATACACCGGCACGACCGCCGGCTATTCGGCCAGCTTATCTTGGCGATGTCagtatgtacctacctacctacctacataagAAATCTCGATGTGGAGATGCAAGCGCTTCCATTGACCATTGCAGTTACATACTTGCCTGTTTGGTAGCCTCCGTATTTCGTGGCATTGATGGCAGGTCGCCAATGCGTTTCGCCAATGCAACCACTGTAGTCTGGCTCCAGCCCGTTACGGTCCGATACATTGTATGCGTACTATATGTGCCGTCCGGGATATAAAAAGAGAGACATATGTTCAGAGGTGCCTTTTCCACGCCCCAGACAAGAACCCAAAGTCCCAATATTTTTACCAACTCTTTTACCAAGGCGACAGACAATATATGGGGTGTCGATTGGATAGTACCTTACCATAACGATCGAGGAGAATATTCGTGAGTCGTTACTGCGCGTTGCCCCCTTTGCTGGAGACTCCGTTACATCTTCAAATTCGCTAGAGGGAGCTACGGTAGGTCGGTACCGTGTAGCTAcccgatgatgatgatgatgatgatgatgggtggaTGCAGGAGCATCACATGTAATCATCTTTCTCGCTTCGGGGAATTTTACTCTTGTGATTGGCTTGGCCGGTCGCATTCGCATTGCgcgcgagagagagagagagagagagagagagagagagatctCTTTCTTGCCCGTGTATGTACAAAGGGTAGTACGTATGACTCTTCACCTAGACaacagtaggtaggtaaggtaggtaacggGATAAGACATGCCGCCGTTCGGGGTTATTCTGTCATCCGGGCTTCGGGCTACCTTGACCGGTTTCAAGAAATCATCAATCGCACGAACGGCCTCTTCGGAGTTTACATGAGCCCCGAAGCGGGAAACCACCGTCCAGACCTCGGCGTAAGAGTCATGTTAACTCCGGATTTGCGTGCCTCTGCAATGctcctttatttttatatatatattttgtttttctttttctttttcttcgagagggggaaggagggggggagggggttgtTTATTCCTGCCGGCCGGTTACAGCTTTGCCAAATGACTGACAGATGGTGCATGTGTGTCCCGCCAGGCGTTGCAGTCGAGATTTTCTAGCgttatacatacatacctccACTGTTCTATGTAGTatccgtacctacctacctactactgtaggtacatatgtagAATTTTTGCCTTTCGCTAAAACTTGACTTTATGTTATGTTACTTCCACTCCCCTTGTATCCTcgtagtgtacctaggtaactaTCCGGGTCGCTTTCCGTGCCAGGGTCGTATGCCATAGTCGCAGTCGGCACGTAAAAAAAACCGAAACTCCACGTCCTCTCTTGTTCTTGCCGCGATCAACAAATGAAAACAGGTTAGATCACGCCACGCCCGTATGTCCCATCATTCAATGATACCCTCGAATggtacaaaaaaaaaacactgGGCTCTATGTACCTCTATGGGTATATGTAAGTACGTGTGCGCGACCCTTGCAATGGAGTCCTTCTAGAAAGGCGAGGCTGCCTTTGTTGCATGTATTCAATCAACGTCTGGCAACTaattaagaaaaaaaaaaaaaaaaaaaaaaaaaaaaggcagaGTAAAAACTGCCATGTGGGCCACTATGCTGATCTTTCTCCTACTCATCTATCTGTATATACctcggtaggtaggtaggtatgtagtgtGTGTGCCCTTAAGCCATACCAACCGATATCTATGCCCGTATTCGTGCCTGCATCCACACCCATAGAGGTCGGTACCCATCCATACACCTTCAACGGGCTATACCCCGCCCAATTATGTCCCAGGCCAGTCTTCAACGCCGTAGTACCAAAGCCAAGGGGCCAGTTGATCCATGAACTCTGTGGCAAGTAGATTGTTGCattgccctcctcctcctcctaccccTCCTGCTGCCCCCCCTCCTGCCGTCCCCGTCacggccgcggcggcggagaatCCGGTCTCCCCGCCATGGGCCCCGGCGCCTAGGCTGTGGTGAGTATTCACACCACTCATGGCTGTTGTATTCGAATAGGACccatgaagaggaggaggtggatgttgttgttgatgttggtatTGCTGCTGCGCATGATGTGGTTTCCCCATGCTTTGTCCTTGCAGGTTTTGGCTTTGACTGGTCAGCCATTGTGACTGTGACTGCCGCGTAGCAGTGACATTGCCGCTTGCTACTATAgctccccctcttcttcctcctcctccttcttctcttgctgCTTCCCTGACTCGTGTCGAAGTGGTGGCCTGGGAATGTCTCTCTCCTCCGGTTCCAGAACCAGAGCCAGACGCGGAGGTACTACGCCCAGACATCGCTtcaacccctcctccacctccacctccacctccacctcccgttgctcctcctcctcctcctcctttttcttcctgaTTAGGAAAAGTGCTCCttaccttcctcctcctccccccatctccaccacATCCCGGTCTCAAACAAGCCGCGTCATCCCCCTCGCCCTTCCCCTGATCATGATCATCAAGTTTACCCCCCTGAGCAACAAATTCGGCAAACCGCTCCAACTTGGCCTTAGTCATAGCCAACCCCTTAGCACTGACCTCCCACATGTTGTTATCCGGCTCGCCGCCGCTCGCTTCCTTCATGTTGTCGCTGGCCTGCTGGAAGCGGGCGCCGAGCTGGGTCATGATTTCGGTGATGTCGACGCGCAGGCCAGGCTGGGAGTTGAGCTGTTCTTGGAGCATTGCGACGATGTGGGGAAGGTGGGGGTCGGTGGTTTCGCGCCAgcggatggaggaggagagggggttGTTCAGATTGTTGGTTtggttgttattgttgttattAG includes the following:
- a CDS encoding trichothecene C-15 hydroxylase, with translation MPVIDKLAGVTGLSGLHLLLGAVGVTILLYIIGSAIYNVFFHPLASYPGPLLQRASPIPFSIRHALGVQPFHTQALHDKYGPVVRIAPNHLSFTDVRAWRDIFGHIAGSRHGQEELAKFKSFVRPIDAQPIHIISAGREKHGQLRRALANSFSDASMRGQGPLIGKYIDLLLHKLHEQGQEGKVPLNATSWYNSVTFDVAGDLIFGMSFGALDQNGNHSWLQYILGSLSSLAPMAALSYAGLHWLVQLLWRAKGAEVFRKSMESVDLMLKERLKMPVDRNDLFEGLVQRQEKLGLSFEELASNAWLLVLAGADTTATTLSGTTYLLTQHPEVLKRVTQEVRSSFKSVEEIDISSVNRLTYMLAVLNEAMRLYPPVTSLTARIVPRGGAHVLGEYLPEGTIVDIQQWSMNHSKENWVDPWAFNPARFLDDKETAREKGNVLDALQTFSVGPRNCIGRNLAYAEMRWILARILFDFDLRGAPTNQNWIERQKAYGLWDRIPLDVYFEPARERK